The Streptosporangiales bacterium genome contains a region encoding:
- a CDS encoding CoA-binding protein → MARTARANLRRLLAPRHLAVFGGAAAEEAIRQSHGIGYTGEIWPLHPHRDTLGGLPCYRTVTELPEAPDAAFVAVPRDATVDVVAVLAAYGSGGAVCHASGFAEHGGDGVDLQRALVEAAGDMPVIGPNCIGVLNYLDGAALWPDQHGGHQVDRGVAVITQSGNIGQNLTMQRRSLPLAQLVTMGNGAVTGVPALMAAMLDDPRITAIGLHLEGPGDPVALCEVGLEALRRGVPIVALKSGRSTLGARANLSHTSSLSGSDALWNALFERVGIARVEQLETLVETLKFLHVHGPLAGRRLASASCSGGEAALVADLAEDRGLELPEFPEPTAQRLHDVLGDRVSVVNPLDYHTYIWGDRDALTDCFDAFFTADADAHVVVLDFPRADRCVPENWQAVMNAVLAAGHDTRAAVSIVSQLSEGLSEAAGQRLVDAGITPMQGLTDCLDAIAAAATIGAAQTKAADAVPLATPPGPVGTSLVQLDEWHGKQDLSGYGLPVPEGCVTGAADVASAAGRLGFPVVLKALSTSIAHKTDVGGVRVGLTDERQVRQAVGEMTGLTDTFLVERMLGGAVAELLVGVHRDPQFGLVVTVGVGGELVELLTDTAAVLLPTTRDEIAAALRSLRAWSMLAGFRGRPAADVAAAVDAVLAVVTYARAHQDTLVELEVNPLLVFAQGAAAVDVLVRHDETADVEARAS, encoded by the coding sequence ATGGCGAGGACCGCGCGAGCCAACCTCCGACGGCTGCTCGCACCCAGGCACCTGGCCGTGTTCGGGGGCGCAGCGGCCGAGGAGGCGATCAGGCAGTCACACGGCATCGGCTACACCGGCGAGATCTGGCCGTTGCACCCGCACCGCGACACCCTCGGCGGGCTGCCGTGCTACCGCACCGTCACGGAGCTGCCAGAAGCACCCGACGCCGCGTTCGTCGCCGTACCGCGGGATGCGACCGTCGACGTGGTCGCCGTGCTCGCCGCGTACGGCAGCGGCGGCGCCGTGTGCCACGCCTCCGGCTTCGCCGAGCACGGTGGCGACGGCGTAGATCTGCAACGGGCGCTCGTCGAGGCGGCAGGCGACATGCCGGTGATCGGCCCGAACTGCATCGGCGTGCTGAACTACCTGGACGGCGCGGCGCTGTGGCCGGACCAGCACGGCGGCCACCAGGTGGACCGCGGCGTGGCCGTCATCACCCAGAGCGGCAACATCGGCCAGAACCTCACCATGCAGCGCAGGTCGCTGCCGCTGGCGCAGCTCGTGACGATGGGGAACGGCGCCGTGACGGGGGTGCCTGCGTTGATGGCGGCCATGCTCGACGACCCGCGGATCACGGCGATCGGCCTGCACCTGGAGGGTCCGGGCGACCCGGTCGCGCTGTGCGAGGTCGGGCTCGAGGCACTGCGCCGCGGGGTGCCGATCGTCGCGCTGAAGTCCGGTCGGTCGACGCTCGGCGCCCGCGCCAACCTCAGCCACACCAGCTCGCTCTCCGGTTCCGACGCGCTGTGGAACGCGCTGTTCGAGCGGGTCGGCATCGCCCGCGTCGAGCAGCTGGAGACCCTCGTCGAGACGTTGAAGTTCCTGCACGTCCACGGACCGCTGGCGGGCAGGCGCCTCGCGTCCGCGAGCTGTTCCGGCGGGGAGGCCGCGCTGGTCGCGGACCTGGCCGAGGACCGCGGCCTGGAGCTGCCGGAGTTCCCCGAACCGACCGCGCAACGCCTGCACGACGTACTCGGCGACCGGGTGTCGGTGGTGAACCCGCTCGACTACCACACCTACATCTGGGGCGACAGGGACGCGCTTACCGACTGCTTCGACGCGTTCTTCACCGCGGACGCCGACGCCCACGTCGTGGTGCTCGACTTCCCGCGCGCCGACCGCTGCGTACCGGAGAACTGGCAGGCGGTGATGAACGCCGTACTCGCCGCCGGGCACGACACGAGGGCGGCGGTGAGCATCGTCAGCCAGCTGTCCGAAGGGCTCTCCGAGGCGGCGGGGCAACGGCTCGTCGACGCCGGCATCACGCCGATGCAGGGCCTCACCGACTGCCTGGACGCGATCGCCGCGGCCGCGACCATCGGTGCCGCCCAGACGAAGGCGGCGGACGCCGTGCCGCTGGCCACGCCGCCCGGCCCGGTCGGCACGTCCCTCGTCCAGCTGGACGAGTGGCACGGGAAACAGGACCTCAGCGGCTACGGGCTGCCCGTACCCGAGGGTTGTGTCACGGGGGCTGCGGACGTCGCTTCTGCTGCCGGGCGGCTCGGCTTCCCCGTTGTGCTCAAGGCGCTGTCCACGTCGATCGCGCACAAGACCGACGTCGGCGGGGTTCGGGTGGGGCTGACCGACGAACGTCAGGTGCGGCAGGCGGTCGGCGAGATGACCGGGCTGACCGACACCTTCCTGGTCGAGCGGATGCTCGGCGGTGCGGTCGCGGAGCTGCTCGTCGGCGTACACCGCGACCCGCAGTTCGGTCTCGTGGTGACCGTCGGCGTCGGCGGCGAGCTGGTCGAGCTGCTCACCGACACGGCCGCCGTGTTGCTGCCGACCACCCGCGACGAGATCGCGGCCGCGCTGCGGTCGCTGCGGGCGTGGTCGATGCTCGCCGGTTTCCGCGGCCGGCCGGCCGCGGACGTGGCTGCCGCGGTCGACGCGGTGCTGGCCGTCGTCACCTACGCCCGCGCGCACCAGGACACGCTGGTCGAGCTGGAGGTCAACCCGCTGCTCGTCTTCGCGCAGGGCGCGGCGGCGGTGGACGTGCTCGTACGGCACGACGAGACGGCGGATGTCGAGGCACGCGCGTCATGA
- a CDS encoding acyl-CoA dehydrogenase codes for MEFALTDEQRMIVDTVRRFVATELEPHEEEIERLDEVPAELAEQIRKKALAAGLYAANMPAELGGGGLDATSMTLVERELGRTSFALQSLVARPGNILQACEGEQRERYLLPTIRGERHDCQAMSEPGSGSDVRSMTTRAVRDGDDYVIDGTKHFISHADVADFVILFAATGTEDTPRGPKSLITTFLVDMDTPGLTLRRGSACVSHRGYHQCELSFEGCRLPASQRLGEEDRGFELMNEWLGASRLAVAATSVGRGQRVLEMTTDWAAQRQQFGQPIGRFQGVGFQLADMATELAAAELLTMRAAWLLDQGTMTDQDAAMVKLYASETLGRITDAAVQIFGGMGLMAELPIERFWRDARVERIWDGTSEIQRHIISRSMLRPLGA; via the coding sequence GTGGAGTTCGCACTCACCGACGAACAGCGGATGATCGTGGACACCGTCCGCAGGTTCGTGGCCACCGAGCTCGAGCCGCACGAGGAGGAGATCGAACGGCTCGACGAGGTGCCGGCGGAGCTGGCCGAGCAGATCCGCAAGAAGGCGCTGGCCGCCGGGCTGTACGCGGCGAACATGCCCGCGGAGCTGGGCGGCGGCGGCCTGGACGCCACCAGCATGACGTTGGTCGAGCGGGAGCTCGGCCGTACCAGCTTCGCCCTGCAGTCGCTGGTCGCACGTCCAGGCAACATCCTGCAGGCCTGCGAGGGCGAGCAACGTGAGCGCTACCTGTTGCCCACCATCCGCGGCGAGCGGCACGACTGCCAGGCGATGAGCGAGCCAGGTTCTGGCTCGGACGTCCGGTCGATGACGACCAGGGCGGTACGCGACGGCGACGACTACGTCATCGACGGCACGAAGCACTTCATCAGCCACGCCGACGTCGCCGACTTCGTCATCCTGTTCGCGGCCACGGGTACGGAGGACACACCACGTGGGCCGAAGAGCCTGATCACGACGTTCCTCGTCGACATGGACACCCCGGGGCTCACGCTGCGGCGCGGCTCGGCGTGCGTCTCGCACCGCGGCTACCACCAGTGCGAGCTGTCGTTCGAGGGCTGCCGGCTCCCCGCCAGCCAGCGGCTCGGCGAGGAGGATCGCGGCTTCGAGCTGATGAACGAGTGGCTGGGCGCGAGCCGGCTCGCCGTCGCGGCGACGAGCGTCGGACGCGGGCAGCGCGTGCTGGAGATGACCACCGACTGGGCAGCGCAGCGGCAGCAGTTCGGCCAACCTATCGGGCGGTTCCAGGGCGTCGGGTTCCAGCTCGCCGACATGGCCACCGAGCTGGCCGCGGCCGAGCTGCTCACCATGCGCGCGGCCTGGCTGCTCGACCAGGGCACCATGACCGACCAGGACGCGGCGATGGTCAAACTCTACGCGTCCGAGACGCTCGGCCGGATCACCGACGCCGCCGTACAGATCTTCGGCGGCATGGGGTTGATGGCGGAGCTGCCGATCGAACGGTTCTGGCGCGACGCGCGGGTGGAACGGATCTGGGACGGCACGAGCGAGATCCAGCGGCACATCATCTCCCGGTCCATGCTGCGGCCGCTGGGCGCGTGA
- a CDS encoding 4-hydroxybenzoyl-CoA thioesterase codes for MVTPYEGTGHRPWDSSAEIPAPLRLHETTVSPRWVDYNGHMTESAYLLVVGDSSDAFFRYLGIDEEYRATGGSLYTVETHLHNKREVSEGEPLALSLLLLGHDEKRVHIFQEIRHGESGALVASAEQMLLHVDSRVGKTSPLPEVLQERLAAIRRAHAAVPVPDVVGRPMGLPSRPQAH; via the coding sequence GTGGTGACCCCGTACGAAGGCACCGGCCACCGGCCGTGGGACAGCTCGGCGGAGATACCCGCCCCACTGCGCCTGCACGAGACGACGGTCAGCCCACGCTGGGTGGACTACAACGGCCACATGACCGAGTCCGCGTACCTGCTGGTCGTGGGCGACAGCTCGGACGCGTTCTTCCGGTACCTCGGCATCGACGAGGAGTACCGGGCAACCGGCGGGTCGCTGTACACGGTGGAGACGCACCTGCACAACAAGCGCGAGGTGAGCGAGGGCGAACCGCTGGCGCTGAGCCTGCTGCTGCTCGGCCACGACGAGAAGCGCGTCCACATCTTCCAGGAGATCCGGCACGGCGAGTCCGGCGCGCTGGTGGCGTCGGCGGAGCAGATGCTGCTGCACGTCGACAGCCGGGTGGGCAAGACGTCGCCGCTGCCGGAAGTCCTGCAGGAACGGCTGGCGGCGATCCGCCGCGCGCACGCGGCCGTGCCCGTACCCGACGTCGTCGGTCGACCGATGGGCCTGCCCAGCCGGCCACAAGCGCACTGA
- a CDS encoding helix-turn-helix domain-containing protein, producing MAVRAVKTQQTPATAPYGGRVQSVDRAVALLNAVSAAPPGGSTAAELAVACELNRATAWRLLATLEHHGMVERDPATNRYGIGFTISRLSTTAGVEGLARRAHHVLERLTRQTGETTNLAVAHRLELTYVDEVAPPVVLTARWIGRQVPIHATSAGKALLAWLPESELAELLAAPLAAYTETTRTDKEVLRAELARIRAQGYGVSIGEMEPHLNGVAAPVLDRNGRPCAVVSIWGPTDRVPEGRFPELGALVREGAAEIAATITS from the coding sequence GTGGCGGTGAGAGCCGTCAAGACGCAGCAGACACCGGCGACCGCTCCGTACGGCGGCCGGGTGCAGTCCGTGGACCGTGCCGTCGCCCTGCTCAACGCGGTCTCCGCGGCCCCGCCTGGCGGCAGTACGGCGGCGGAGCTCGCGGTCGCCTGTGAGCTGAACCGCGCCACCGCCTGGCGGCTGCTCGCCACCTTGGAGCACCACGGCATGGTCGAGCGCGACCCGGCCACGAACCGGTACGGGATCGGCTTCACCATCAGTCGGCTGTCGACGACGGCCGGCGTCGAGGGCCTGGCCCGTCGTGCCCATCACGTGCTGGAGCGGCTCACTCGGCAGACCGGCGAGACCACCAACCTCGCGGTGGCGCACCGGCTCGAGCTCACCTACGTCGACGAGGTCGCCCCGCCGGTCGTGCTCACCGCCCGCTGGATCGGCCGGCAGGTGCCCATCCACGCGACCTCCGCGGGCAAGGCGCTGCTGGCGTGGCTGCCGGAGTCCGAGCTGGCCGAGTTGCTCGCCGCGCCGCTGGCGGCGTACACCGAGACGACGCGTACGGACAAAGAGGTCCTACGGGCCGAGCTGGCGCGGATCAGGGCGCAGGGGTACGGCGTGAGCATCGGCGAGATGGAGCCGCACCTCAACGGTGTGGCCGCTCCCGTGCTCGACCGCAACGGCCGCCCGTGCGCGGTCGTCAGCATCTGGGGACCGACCGACCGGGTGCCCGAGGGTAGGTTCCCCGAGCTCGGCGCGCTGGTACGCGAGGGCGCTGCGGAGATCGCGGCCACCATCACCTCGTGA
- a CDS encoding AMP-binding protein yields MDLAALTVRSLLEEAVDSGPTAPYLIWAPDGREVSYPDFNERVDRAACMWRELGVAKGDRVAFMVDNSPEFLYAWLGLAKIGGILVAVNTGFRGEEIGYLLGDSTPCAALVDANHLTTFLSADAAARASIRQLLTVGEVPGYDHLAAAMAAADPVAPAVDLSGYDPMSLIYTSGTTGYPKGVIQTHKNFVLTGQAYPHWMRMQQGQRIYACLPLFHINSQSYSTMGAMANRGTIVLAPRFSASTFWSHVRQYRVNAFNLIGAMAVILSKKAPTADDLDNDAHVAYCVPALVPEMRDDIERKFQMAVVSGFGMSETTFGLLEPFDGVRKEGSMGVPRHHPDPSVPRTEACVVDDKGSEVGPGVVGELLLRNAAMMAGYWRDEERTAATLVDGWLHTGDSAWCDEDDTFYFVDRKKDIVRRRGENVSSLEVERIIEQHPAVLEAAVVGVPSEFTDEELLAYVVPRPGAHVTAGEVFAWCAGRLAGFKVPRFVELVADELPKTSTAKVQKSELRKLDAAALGVRIDRELEARQP; encoded by the coding sequence ATGGACCTTGCCGCGTTGACCGTGCGCTCCTTGCTCGAGGAGGCCGTCGACAGCGGGCCCACGGCGCCGTACCTCATCTGGGCGCCGGACGGCCGCGAGGTGAGCTACCCGGACTTCAACGAGCGGGTCGACCGGGCCGCGTGCATGTGGCGCGAGCTCGGGGTGGCCAAGGGCGACCGGGTGGCGTTCATGGTCGACAACTCACCCGAGTTCCTCTACGCGTGGCTGGGGCTGGCGAAGATCGGCGGCATCCTCGTCGCGGTCAACACCGGCTTCCGTGGTGAGGAGATCGGGTACCTGCTCGGCGACTCGACGCCGTGCGCGGCGCTCGTCGACGCCAACCACCTGACCACGTTCCTGTCCGCCGACGCCGCTGCCCGTGCGTCCATCCGGCAGCTGCTGACCGTCGGCGAGGTGCCCGGCTACGACCACCTCGCCGCGGCGATGGCCGCCGCGGATCCCGTCGCACCCGCCGTCGACCTCAGTGGCTACGACCCGATGAGCCTCATCTACACGTCAGGCACGACCGGGTACCCGAAGGGCGTCATCCAGACGCACAAGAACTTCGTGCTCACCGGGCAGGCGTACCCGCACTGGATGCGGATGCAGCAGGGGCAACGGATCTACGCCTGTCTGCCGTTGTTCCACATCAACTCGCAGTCGTACTCCACCATGGGCGCGATGGCGAACCGCGGCACGATCGTGCTCGCGCCGCGGTTCAGTGCCAGCACGTTCTGGTCGCACGTGCGGCAGTACCGGGTCAACGCGTTCAACCTGATCGGTGCCATGGCGGTCATCCTGTCGAAGAAGGCGCCCACCGCGGACGACCTGGACAACGACGCGCACGTGGCGTACTGCGTGCCTGCGCTCGTGCCCGAGATGAGGGACGACATCGAACGCAAGTTCCAGATGGCGGTGGTCTCCGGGTTCGGCATGAGCGAGACGACGTTCGGTCTGCTGGAGCCGTTCGACGGGGTGCGCAAGGAGGGTTCGATGGGCGTGCCCAGGCACCACCCCGATCCCTCGGTGCCGCGGACGGAGGCGTGTGTCGTCGACGACAAGGGCAGCGAGGTCGGGCCGGGTGTCGTGGGCGAGCTGCTGCTGCGCAACGCGGCGATGATGGCCGGCTACTGGCGGGACGAAGAACGCACCGCCGCCACGCTCGTGGACGGCTGGCTGCATACGGGCGACAGCGCCTGGTGCGACGAGGACGACACGTTCTACTTCGTGGACAGGAAGAAGGACATCGTGCGCCGCCGCGGCGAGAACGTCTCCTCGCTGGAGGTCGAGCGGATCATCGAGCAGCACCCGGCCGTGCTCGAAGCCGCGGTGGTCGGCGTGCCTTCGGAGTTCACCGACGAGGAGCTGCTCGCGTACGTGGTGCCGCGGCCGGGTGCGCACGTGACGGCGGGCGAGGTCTTCGCCTGGTGCGCAGGACGGTTGGCGGGCTTCAAGGTGCCGCGGTTCGTCGAGCTGGTGGCCGACGAGCTGCCGAAGACCTCGACGGCGAAGGTACAGAAGTCGGAGCTCAGGAAGCTCGACGCGGCCGCGCTCGGTGTACGCATCGATCGCGAGCTGGAAGCCAGGCAACCGTGA
- a CDS encoding helix-turn-helix domain-containing protein: MYASIASWKPGNRDGRCGVSCLFHTRRGGHHAVHGATVVGLTEERLARHSTASKLVSLLEALAAHEHGIGVRELARETGIDKSAVSRLFDQLCELRVAEQSEITGRFKAGPRLFALAATIHGRDTLWEAAEPIVRALAARFNETCYLATRELDQIMFREKVDCDRTVRYVIDVGERSALHAGAGGRAILAGLSPDEFEQVVRRTELVALTQQTIVDVDELRHQVEEDRGRGYSMSMGERVIGGCAIAAPFFRPGGTCRGSIVYTCPAQRFDVRSAPEIADAVKQAGRDLSARLGYVEAAAAKETVPDS; the protein is encoded by the coding sequence GTGTACGCATCGATCGCGAGCTGGAAGCCAGGCAACCGTGACGGCCGGTGCGGGGTATCGTGCCTGTTCCACACCCGTAGGGGAGGCCATCATGCAGTACATGGTGCGACGGTCGTGGGGTTGACCGAGGAGCGGCTGGCTCGGCACAGCACCGCCAGCAAGCTGGTGAGCTTGCTGGAGGCGCTCGCTGCGCACGAGCACGGCATCGGCGTCCGGGAGCTGGCCAGGGAGACCGGCATCGACAAGAGCGCCGTGTCGCGGTTGTTCGACCAGCTCTGCGAGCTGCGTGTCGCCGAGCAGTCCGAGATCACCGGCCGGTTCAAGGCGGGGCCGCGGCTGTTCGCGCTGGCCGCGACCATCCACGGCAGGGACACGTTGTGGGAGGCGGCCGAGCCGATCGTGCGCGCGCTCGCCGCGCGGTTCAACGAGACGTGCTACCTGGCCACCAGGGAGCTCGACCAGATCATGTTCAGGGAGAAGGTCGACTGCGACCGCACCGTCCGCTACGTGATCGACGTCGGTGAGCGGTCGGCGTTGCACGCCGGTGCCGGCGGTCGTGCCATCCTCGCCGGCCTGTCCCCGGACGAGTTCGAACAGGTGGTCCGCCGCACCGAGCTCGTGGCGCTGACGCAGCAGACCATCGTGGACGTCGACGAGCTCAGGCACCAGGTCGAGGAGGACCGCGGGCGCGGCTACTCGATGAGCATGGGTGAGCGGGTGATCGGTGGGTGCGCGATCGCTGCGCCGTTCTTCCGGCCGGGCGGCACCTGCCGCGGCTCGATCGTCTACACCTGCCCGGCGCAGCGGTTCGACGTACGGTCGGCACCGGAGATCGCCGACGCGGTGAAGCAGGCCGGCAGGGACCTGTCCGCGCGCCTCGGTTACGTCGAGGCGGCTGCCGCCAAGGAGACCGTGCCCGACAGCTGA
- a CDS encoding M24 family metallopeptidase, producing MPRDEHRPGDRQRRRAAQGRGPDQERGGRLLRARSGRASGTRRQQREGQRRAGRLRGVPAEGVAQVTVYAQGQFNASYEDRVDHRALRKERVERAQKQRADAGLDALLVWKDENVRYLTDLRPQLIAGKTTALNGALLVEGRVPILFCSGGERDRVERTMPWLAEVHTIPIVEQRELVAGCVREVLAPVLRTHGLVDARVGMDEANTVLVEELRAALPSLTIADGDTAMQQARTIKLPGEIALLEEATALADAVTASGVAVVGDGVRECEVAAAAMHTLFRLGGEYAHVMTPFVASGERMAPPRRITSEKLVRNGDVVFIDIGACWSGYYGDVARTTICGTPSRRQREIYTAVYEGLHAGIEQMRPGRTNADAARAITEHAERYGLGGRFLSLFIGHGVGIGANEPPYIGENLPGAPVYEFQPGMVFAVEPLIWVDGVRGGGGVRLEEMVLVTEGDAHVMSRTAFCDRLLL from the coding sequence GTGCCACGCGATGAACATCGACCTGGAGATCGACAGCGACGACGAGCTGCCCAGGGTCGCGGCCCTGATCAGGAACGCGGAGGGCGGCTGCTACGCGCACGCAGCGGTCGAGCATCCGGTACCCGTCGTCAGCAACGCGAAGGTCAACGGCGAGCCGGTCGACTACGAGGAGTACCCGCGGAAGGTGTCGCGCAGGTGACCGTGTACGCCCAGGGCCAGTTCAACGCCTCGTACGAGGACCGGGTGGACCACCGTGCGCTGCGCAAGGAGCGGGTCGAGCGGGCGCAGAAGCAGCGCGCCGACGCGGGCCTCGACGCGTTGCTCGTCTGGAAGGACGAGAACGTCAGGTACCTGACCGACCTGCGGCCGCAGCTGATCGCAGGCAAGACGACCGCGCTCAACGGTGCGCTGCTGGTGGAGGGACGCGTGCCGATCCTGTTCTGCTCCGGGGGTGAGCGGGACCGCGTGGAACGCACGATGCCGTGGCTGGCCGAGGTGCACACGATCCCCATCGTCGAGCAGCGCGAGCTCGTCGCCGGTTGTGTGCGTGAGGTGCTCGCGCCTGTGCTCCGTACGCACGGGCTCGTGGACGCGCGGGTCGGCATGGACGAGGCGAACACCGTCCTCGTCGAGGAGCTGCGCGCAGCCCTCCCCTCGCTGACCATCGCCGACGGTGACACCGCGATGCAGCAGGCGCGCACTATCAAACTCCCCGGGGAGATCGCGCTGTTGGAGGAGGCGACCGCACTCGCGGACGCGGTGACCGCCAGCGGCGTCGCCGTCGTCGGCGACGGCGTGCGCGAGTGCGAGGTCGCCGCCGCCGCGATGCACACGCTGTTCCGGCTCGGTGGCGAGTACGCGCACGTGATGACGCCGTTCGTCGCGTCCGGCGAGCGGATGGCGCCGCCGCGGCGGATCACCAGCGAGAAGCTCGTACGCAACGGCGATGTCGTCTTCATCGACATCGGCGCCTGCTGGTCCGGGTACTACGGCGACGTCGCACGTACGACGATCTGCGGCACGCCGTCGCGGCGTCAGCGGGAGATCTACACGGCGGTGTACGAGGGGCTGCACGCGGGCATCGAGCAGATGCGGCCCGGCCGCACCAACGCGGACGCGGCGAGGGCCATCACCGAGCACGCGGAGAGATACGGCCTCGGCGGTCGGTTCCTGTCGTTGTTCATCGGCCACGGCGTCGGTATCGGCGCGAACGAGCCGCCGTACATCGGCGAGAACCTGCCGGGTGCGCCGGTGTACGAGTTCCAGCCCGGCATGGTGTTCGCCGTCGAGCCGCTGATCTGGGTCGACGGCGTACGCGGCGGTGGCGGGGTCCGGCTGGAGGAGATGGTGCTCGTCACCGAAGGCGACGCCCACGTGATGTCCCGCACCGCATTCTGTGACCGTTTGCTGCTCTGA
- a CDS encoding cyclase family protein: MTEPSIDTVRELCAKHSNWGRWGADDQRGTLNLVQPEHVLAAATLVRKGQVISMALPFDEDGPQQGSYSRFNPIHLMTRDGADALVGSSVRDFYGGVDKHFRGNDDLVIMPLQCGTQWDALGHVVDGDVIYNGYSADQVSSKGALKNDVRNAADGMVGRGVLLDIPRSQGVSWLARGTAIGAADLDRAAEYGQVDVGAADFVFVRTGAMAEVRAAGRWGDYAGGDAAGLGLDSVDWIAERDVAAVATDTWGMEVRPNETQDVFQPVHIVFIVHMGLWVGEIYDLEPLADDCAEDGVYEFMFCGPPLPFTRAVGSPLNPIAVK; this comes from the coding sequence ATGACCGAGCCGAGTATCGACACCGTCCGCGAGCTCTGCGCGAAGCATTCGAACTGGGGGCGTTGGGGCGCCGACGACCAGCGGGGCACGTTGAACCTCGTCCAACCGGAGCACGTGCTCGCCGCCGCGACGCTCGTGCGCAAGGGACAGGTCATCTCCATGGCACTGCCGTTCGACGAGGACGGCCCGCAGCAAGGCTCGTACAGCAGGTTCAACCCGATCCACCTGATGACCCGCGACGGCGCGGACGCGCTCGTAGGCAGCTCAGTGCGTGACTTCTACGGCGGCGTCGACAAGCACTTCCGCGGCAACGACGACCTGGTGATCATGCCGCTGCAGTGCGGCACCCAGTGGGACGCGCTCGGGCACGTCGTCGACGGCGACGTCATCTACAACGGGTACAGCGCCGACCAGGTGAGCAGCAAGGGCGCGTTGAAGAACGACGTGCGCAACGCCGCGGACGGCATGGTCGGGCGCGGCGTGCTGCTGGACATACCGCGTAGCCAGGGGGTGTCGTGGTTGGCGCGGGGCACGGCGATCGGCGCGGCCGACCTCGACCGGGCCGCCGAGTACGGGCAGGTCGACGTCGGCGCGGCCGACTTCGTGTTCGTCCGTACCGGTGCCATGGCGGAGGTGCGGGCCGCCGGCCGCTGGGGCGACTACGCCGGCGGCGACGCGGCCGGTCTCGGCCTGGACAGCGTCGACTGGATCGCCGAGCGTGACGTCGCCGCGGTCGCCACCGACACCTGGGGCATGGAGGTGCGGCCGAACGAGACGCAGGACGTCTTCCAACCGGTGCACATCGTGTTCATCGTGCACATGGGTTTGTGGGTCGGTGAGATCTACGACCTCGAGCCGCTGGCCGACGACTGCGCCGAAGACGGCGTCTACGAGTTCATGTTCTGCGGCCCACCGCTGCCGTTCACCCGCGCCGTCGGCTCGCCACTCAACCCGATCGCCGTGAAGTAG
- a CDS encoding ABC transporter permease subunit: MPGEVTAQATANRSDNNGGNGKNGNGDAPTVRTPEAERGLMAWYRRRSVLVHTVLTVLLGLGIWQIAAANTSALVMVPLGDIAGALVDTIKSGQLWRDFFASFQGFTVGLLIASAAGIVIGVFMATSKIVFDFLDPWISALYSTPLIALAPLFIVVFGIGLSAKVAVVITLAIFPVIINTASGIRTTDYNLIECAYSFGASRRQIFTQVLIPSAVPFIVTGLRLAVGRGLIAVVVAEFFGARAGLGHMVFIASQNFSTAEVWLGVFILALIGMTLIRLMYRLERWLAPWRDFKMP, from the coding sequence ATGCCGGGCGAAGTGACAGCGCAGGCAACCGCGAACCGCAGCGACAACAACGGCGGCAACGGAAAGAACGGCAACGGCGACGCGCCGACGGTGCGGACGCCGGAGGCCGAGCGTGGCCTGATGGCCTGGTACCGCCGGCGCTCGGTGCTCGTGCACACGGTGCTGACCGTGCTGCTCGGGCTGGGCATCTGGCAGATCGCCGCCGCGAATACCAGCGCGCTCGTGATGGTGCCGCTCGGCGACATCGCCGGGGCGCTGGTGGACACCATCAAATCGGGGCAGCTCTGGCGGGACTTCTTCGCGAGCTTCCAGGGCTTCACCGTGGGTCTGCTGATCGCCTCGGCTGCGGGAATCGTCATCGGTGTCTTCATGGCGACGTCGAAGATCGTGTTCGACTTCCTCGACCCGTGGATCTCGGCGCTGTACTCGACGCCGCTGATCGCCCTGGCACCGCTGTTCATCGTGGTGTTCGGCATCGGCCTGTCGGCGAAGGTCGCCGTGGTGATCACGCTGGCGATCTTCCCGGTGATCATCAACACGGCGTCCGGTATCAGGACGACGGACTACAACCTGATCGAGTGCGCGTACTCATTCGGTGCGAGCCGGCGGCAGATCTTCACCCAGGTGCTGATCCCGTCCGCGGTGCCGTTCATCGTGACCGGACTGCGGCTGGCCGTGGGTCGGGGGCTCATCGCCGTGGTCGTCGCGGAGTTCTTCGGCGCCCGCGCGGGTCTCGGGCACATGGTCTTCATCGCCTCACAGAACTTCTCCACCGCAGAGGTCTGGCTGGGCGTGTTCATCCTCGCCCTCATCGGGATGACGCTCATCCGGCTGATGTACCGCTTGGAAAGGTGGCTCGCCCCATGGCGCGACTTCAAGATGCCGTGA